CAAGCTCCGGCTGATGGTGGCCTCGGTCGACCGGGCCCGGGAGATGGGCATCGACTGGTGGGAGGGCGACCCGTTCGTCAGCACGTCGGCCAGTGAGCGCCAGGACCGGCAGGCGCTGGACGCGAACGGGCAGCGCGAGCTCGAGCTGGAGCGCCGCCTGGAGGCGCTGGAGCAGCAGGTGGGCGCGAGGGAGGTCTCACATGAGCCGCGGTGAGGGCAAGGTGCTGCACGCCTACGGCGTGATGGACAACGTCGACGTACCGCTGCCGGGCGCCGGGATCGCCGACACACCCGTGGACGTGCTCGACCTGGGGCCGGTGGCGGTGGTCACCGGGCGCCTGGACGGCGCCGAGTTCGGGGAGGCGCGGTGGGAGGCCCAGGGTCGCGACCCGGCCTGGATCGCGCCGCTCGCGCGCCGGCACCACGAGGTCGTGCAGCAGCTGTGCTCCGTGGACGGCGTCGCAGTCGTGCCGTGGCGGCTGCCGGGGATCTATGCCGACGACGCCGCTCTGGAGTCGGCCGTCCGCGATCGTCTCGACGACGTGCTCGAGGTGCTGGACCGGGTGCGGGGCCACGCCGAGTGGGGGCTGAAGGTCTATCTCGTCGACCCGGGGATG
The DNA window shown above is from Nocardioides mesophilus and carries:
- a CDS encoding gas vesicle protein, producing the protein MSTTPNRGASQSPVFVGNGGHPASQNLADILERVLDKGIVIVGDIQVRLLDIELLTIKLRLMVASVDRAREMGIDWWEGDPFVSTSASERQDRQALDANGQRELELERRLEALEQQVGAREVSHEPR
- a CDS encoding GvpL/GvpF family gas vesicle protein, whose product is MSRGEGKVLHAYGVMDNVDVPLPGAGIADTPVDVLDLGPVAVVTGRLDGAEFGEARWEAQGRDPAWIAPLARRHHEVVQQLCSVDGVAVVPWRLPGIYADDAALESAVRDRLDDVLEVLDRVRGHAEWGLKVYLVDPGMPAAPAAPTSGRDYLRQRAAEAEARARGSAGRLQQVLEAYETVATVSARSVANAVQDEALTGRHEPMLLNSAHLVASGHEDAFFVTVREQAEMLSGAGMRLEVSGPWPPYNFTEPDRPGGEEE